The stretch of DNA GAGGGCCCATCCGATTAATCAGTCGATAGTTTCCCTAGAATCAGATGCGATTAaacgtgaaataaataaaacaactttcaaaatatgtacatacatatgtatgtatgtctTTCTATAATGTCAAACCGCTTTTCATGGAATAATCGAGAACAAACTGatcaaaaccttaaaaaaaaaaaaaaaaaaaaaaaagtgtaaaagttATTATTTAAAGCAGTGTTGGTTATTATTGTGAGTGTGACGGTCTAAAACCTTTTTATCCTTTTGGGTTTTATGGTGGTTGACATCCTTGAAAGTTGCATTACCATCATCCCCTTGTTTACTAATCTAacttgaaattaaaataaaataattcattacagTTGCAGCATTTGAGCTTCACGTTTTCCCTACAATCCTTATACGGTAACTGTGCTCACCACTACAGTTAAAACTGTTCTGTTTCCCTCTGCACACTGCTGCCACGTGTCTGGCATCTGTAACACCTGCCCTCACTGATGTACCATACCACCACTCCTGCAACCTCTATCATTACTGGCTGCCTTTTAACACTCATTTCATCCCTTTTCCAGCCTCTCCAATTTCTTCTCAACTGCAATCCCAGTTATTACTGTCCTGTTACTTTGTTTTCTATAGCAAACCAACCTtccacacacacttttcattttgttatatttttgttcctttgttttGCAAACAATAGGAAGTTACCATCCCTCACAGACTTTGCATCTCAATCTCTCAGATTTTTTTCCTAAACTCTTTTCCACAGCGCAGTATGGTTCAGTCCAACCACCTGCCCTTGCCTCGCCTCCAACTTTAATATTACTTAGTATTGCtcttgttcagtttttttttctttaccacCTTATCTCTATCCTCATAACTTCCCTACTTAAGACTAGTCGGTATCTTAATTTCCCTCCTTGTCCTCCGACTCTGACATGGATACTTCCCGAGCCGCCATGTTCCCTCCAAGTCAGAGCTTTAGTTTCACCCCGTGGTCTAAAACCTGGTCAAGGCTGCAGAGGCACTTCTGTATTTTGTCATAGAAAGCCACAGTACAGAACTcgcatgtgctgtcccttatagaggaaaaagactaaagtggcatATTTGAACATTTGTTGTTGTCGTGCAGGCAGACGGCGAGGACACTGCTCCCGGTCGTACCGGACGTTTGTACCTCTTTGAGTTTAATCGTGGCGTCGCTGGAGTTCCTCCACTCACTGAGCTGCAGCGACTGGACACGGCCGCCGTGTTGGATCTGAAATGGTGAGTGTCGGCTGCCGTCCCTGTATGGCGTCATTTATGCCACTATTCAATCTGCAAAGACAGACTTTCTGTGAGAAAGgacagattctacctaaacaaagacaaatataAGACCATGTGAGTGTTTGTCCTGCTGCGTGTTgctcagcagactctgctctgTCCTCAGGTGTCACGTCCCGCTGTGGGAGGGGCCTGTGCTGGGAATGGCGGCGGCTACAGGAGAGCTGCAGCTTTACACGCTCACAGACGCTCAGGTGACAAGTTAGTTAGCTCAGTTGTCATTTACCATCTGCCACACGTGGAACGCAAAGGAACAAATCTATTGCGTATACATTTTTGACATGGAACAAGAACAAATCTATTGTATATACGTCTGTGACAAAGGACAGGAATggatttgttgtgtatttgttataACAAAGGACTGAAACTTAACTATTGTATATACATCATGACAAAGGATAATAACAGATCTATTGTCTATATGTCTgtgacaaaggacaggaacagatttaTTGTGTATATGTCTGTGACataggacaggaacagatctattctatttAAGTCTGTGTCAAAAGGCAGGAACAAATCTATTGTGTATACATCTGTGGCAGGACAGGAAAGGATCTATTCTATTTAAGTCTGTGACAAAGGACAAGAACAGGTCAACTGTTTATATGTCTGTGAcagaggacaggaacagatctattgtgTATACGTCGCTGAGCTCTCTAACGTGTGTAGAACGATCAGCGCAGTCTGCAGCCCCTGAGCAGTTTGGAGGTGGGGCCTGATCGTCTGCTGCTGTCATTGGATTGGTCGACAGGCAGAATGGACAGGTGTGTCATCATCACAGGTGTTCTGTCTGTGGTTAATGCGTCACATGAaccagtctgtgtgtgtgactctacCGCTGAGCAGCAGCGACGTGCGGCTGGTGTGCAGCGACTCTCTAGGCTGCGTTAGCGTCGTCTCTCCAGCAGAGGGAGCTCTGACCACGCTGTCCCAATGGAACGCTCACGACTTCGAGGCCTGGATCAGTGCCTTCTCCTACTGGGACACTCAGCTGGTTTACTCTGGTAAGCGCCCAGCTCCAGCATCTCCTCGTTCACCTCCTGACTGTGCCGTTGCCAGGTTGGATGGCTTTCCTTAATTTagtagttctcaaacttttttgggtgtTCCCCACTTTAacgaaggtgaactttcaagccccacctgcgCCCATCGTACCCCAAAttatcctgacaaataacacatttctaaatatataatgtataatggAACACGTAATATCATATTCCATTTTGAATCAAGAATCATATTaatcaactaaattaaactaactACCTGCATGAACCAAAACCAATGTTAAAGTgcagtagtcaaaaatacaggaaataaagaaacataaatcccgtcccccactctgataatccctccgagtctcctcctctcacggaAGTGCACAAAATCACGCACAAGAGCTAAACGTGCATTACCGGTAAAACACGTTGCCACTCAAAaagatgcacacaaaatataggaagATGGAACATTAGATTCcctgtctagaaggaaaacagccaccTGCATGTCCAAAGTcagtccaagactgaaaacaagtttgcaccgtttttttcagaaattattacttttatgatatactatatgatgctaataagatttttttttaagtaaagaaaataaattgagtaccccagctttaaaggtgcagtccgtgactttcagatccctctctccccctccctccccgctgctctcttgccctacctccaaactttccaaagtcctttCCTCAGtggagctaacatgctaacgttagtccgacagcgaCATCACAGTagtataacatgctctgttaaaagcatattactgcagcgcttcgctctctcaatgtgcacacacctcaggagcagcagcagcagcagcagcaacaactccgtgtcacttacagcagccacacagaggctgctgcgcgcacatgaacacatgcactacagagttctcgtgtaacaattacaaatcaaacataatgtaaatcaagcagcagtaattacctttccagcagaaaagtcaccaattccatcttctactcctccacaccatacactgtaaaaaaagacggcgctctagctccgggaaaggggtggggcctgtgagcaacagctctcagacagcccatcaaacacaatcctggaactgattggttctttttgctcggtcgcggtgcattctggcaatctgccaaaggctgtaggagcagcagggagggctcaatgagtctgttttttcacataaactactagtttgatgtaaagctgtgcTTACATAGTGACGGCTTTAgcaaacatgacaaaaagtcacttttataagagttgcagactgcatctTTAATGACTAAGTGAATTAGTctaaaacacaggaaataaagGAACATTGTTTCCAGTCTTTGGCAAAAAGCATAAGAAAACCAACTCattttcaatcattatttttgtactttagttccacgttacagtTTGTTCCCGgtccatatctaatgcagtcaaataatttaatgctcttttaatttctgctacatttttaggcttctcattattgctttctttgtgtgtaggtatttttttcatagtttgttgcgccacacactttgagaagcactttATACGAAGCAGCCGCTTCACAGACTGTCAGAAAGGAACTGGTTTTTGTTCAGTGACTGCTGTGTGTCCTCAGGTGGAGACGACTGTAAACTGAAGGGTTGGGATCTCAGAGTCGCTCCGTCCTCTCCAACATTCACCAgtaaaaggtgtgtgtgtgtgtgtgcgtgcatgcgcgcgcgtgtgtgtgtgtataaacacTGTGTGTCCTCCTTCAGACACTCGATGGGCGTGTGCAGCATCCACAGCAGTCCTCACAGAGAACACCTTCTGGCTACgggcaggtacacacacacgcacgcgcacattTTTAATCCTGAGGAGCAGacatgaaaataattttttttttaaacatatgaaatgacagaaatatacatcaaaggacaacaaaagtaacaaacatgtataaaaaagacaaacacaaaatgacaacagaaaaacacaaaattaaccaaaaaataGATGAGAGGACTTAAAATATGCATAATTAACTtagaaatagacaaaaagacaacaaaataacatgaaataagtagaaatgacaatagaaatgcacaaaactaaccCAAAGTTGCACaagatgatttaaaaatacacaaaaaatgacggaTTTTacaagataacaataaaaacacacaagatgacgacaaaattaactgaaaagtaaataaaaccacgactcaaatacacaaaaaattacagagaaatgcacagagacaacaaaaacataaagaatgatacaaaatgtattgaaaaaaacctcaaaattagagaaaaactcAACGACACCAACAAACATGCagactctttgttgtttcttgtcttAAGTCTCTGGTCCTTATtctaatgttgacatgaatgttgatcatgtgactctcagatcagatacagtcatgtttgtggccccgcccccgtTCATTCCTgtcttttcatttttacattttaatttagtcTCAGTTTTCTTCTTGTGACGAGTCTTAAACTTGCTTTCTGTCCTAGTTCAGTCATGGGAGGCGTGTTTAGTTTGAAACGTGCCTGTTTTGCGACTCTGCAGTTACGACGAGCACGTGCTGCTGTGGGACGGCAGGAACATGAAGCGGCCGCTGAGCGACAGCCACGTAGGCGGAGGCGTGTGGAGGCTGAAGTGGCATCCGAGCCATCCTGGCCTCCTGCTGGCAGCGTGCATGCACAACGACTTCCACATCCTGCACTGCACGCACTCACAGGGTGAGCCCACGACCACCATTTAACCCCAGTTTACTGCACTCCGCCTCTTTTTAACTTATCGTTATAACTGGTGGCACCTCAGGCAAGAAACAAGGCTTCAATGTTGTCACATGGTGTTTACATCACAACAAATTATTAATTTACAGTTTCTACAACATCTGTCCTTAGAatcagtcacaagataacatgatcacctgTCCAACCAGAACACCACAGGTCCGAGTGTTGTCCGAaagaagacacaaaataacatggTCAGTAGTTGAACCTCAACACTAATTGGTAAGAGTGTTCAATGTGTCTGAGACCAGTCACAATATAACACAAAGGCCAGTCTGACTCTAACAGCAGCTGCTCTGAGTGCTCAGTGTGTCACAGGTAGGGGTGTGGGAAAAAATTCGATTTCACcatatatcacgatttttttgggtgccgattttaaatcgattttttaatttaaaaaagtgatttatttttattttatttaatcaatattttagtgtatttgtgcaatttttCAGTGGTggttgcaatggttatttgatgcacttgattttatgatggcagtgtgtaattcctgcaatatttatgtatgcacagacattttatcTTCACATAATCCgttcagtgtttaaactgacacaaaaggatattttttttcttatttttgtgcattatcagtaagTTTTtcagtgcaaaaacactaataataaataggatgttttgaagcaaatagttttgactcaatttgtcctctgaatgatcaatatcttctgatgaacacatACAGTAACTTGCGCATTGTGACCCATGTATCGCGATAaatatcgtattgcaacattcttgccaatactcaccccttgTCACTGGATAACATGATGACCAGTGTGACTAACAGCAGCTGCTCTGAGTGCTCAAAATTCAGCATCTTCCTCCTAAAGCAGGAGAAGGACAAACAGTTGTACAAAGTTTAAGTGGTTTTGGAGACCGTGTGCATCAGATCACGCCTTTTactcagtgcacacacacagactgctgATTGGGCCTGTGGGCGGGGCAGTAACAGGACAAACATAAACCTCTCTCTTCTCCTGAGGATATAAAAATCTTTGTATTCTCTCGTTGTTCAGATGTCATCGGAGCCACATGTCCCGTTGTCGCCTCCTACATCCTCCACAATTCTCTAGCGTACGGCGCTGATTGGTCGCGGCTGTCCCTGGAGGAGGTGGCGCTGCCCTCGCCGCCCGTCCAACAGACGGCggctctgtcagagagcagtgGACACCTGAGGATCCAGTACGAGTCGCCCACCGGTAGCTTTGACACCTCACTGGAGGACGACGCTGGGCGGTATGTTCCAGAGGGCGTGGCCTCACCATCACCTCCACCCACTGCTGCttcaggccccgccccctgcacAGATGAGGCCTCTACCTCTGTGTCCTGTCTGCTGGCGAGCTGCTCGTTCTACGATCACATGATGCATGTGTGGCGCTGGGATTGGACATTGGGCGATGGCTCATCCTGAACTATTCCTTCTTTCCACGCTCAGCGCTTTGATGTGTTCTGAGGAAATATGGAGGCAGTGAACCAAGAtattccttctctctctctactcCCTTTTTTAAATATAGAATGATCATTTTCTGTGAACATGAAATAAACCAAAACTTAATTTTGGAACAACACAAACAAGTGTATTTATTGACAAATCTGCTCattcaataaaatctaattgGTCGAGAGGCTACGAATAAAGTCTGTGGTATCAAAGTATTTTTATTAGTACGCACCTCGTACTTTCTAATGTTCAGTCAACTACATTAAACAGTGTTTACAGCAACAAAACCTGTACCGCAAAATAATCATCTATAGATGCGATAATATAGAGCTTTATTCGCttctagggctgggtgatatagcCCAAAActcaaatatcaatattttttttcaaaatgtcgaTATACAATATGaactttgatatttttaactccataaagtctcaccagaaagacaattctgggttaaatttgctgatgaaaaataccacacaggcacatttaataacaaacagCTCCATcaaatgtgccactttagtctttttcctCTTGTCTAGTCTCTTTCCACTTGTTTAGGAGAAGCTGTTTTGAGAAGtggtgaaagcagtgactcggaaaatgagtattttaatacaaaataagatataaaaaatataaatatattgttataggtgatgtaattttctgtaccaccaaaataaaaaaacctaaatctcaatatattacCCAGCTCTATTCATCACACAAATGTGTGTTGTCacagcagaaaaaacaaaagaaaacacttcACACAATGGGAATTAATTAAACATGAGTGATAAGGGtagaataataaattaaaactgcAAGCATTGATAACGGGCCCTCACACCTGCCGTGCCCGTTGAGGCACAAGGCGATTCCTTCCTAAAGGCCACGTTCAAAGTCAAACTTCATTTCGTACGGCACAAGGTCTGGTTGCGGAGTGGGGAATCTGTCTCCCGTAAACATCTGTGTGGTGTCGGTGAAACATGATTGTttcataaaatgtttatattctaGAACAGGGGTTTTCAAAGATTGGGTCATGCCTCCGCTGGGGGGTGCCAGAGTTCTTCAGGGGAGGTGCGGCATGCGTGAAAAACAATCGGCACCAAGAGAGTCCCCATACAAAGGTATCAATCAAATCACTATAAGGAGCAATTATCATGAGCCATGACAGCAGTGTAAGCCCAGAAGCAGTGGCAGAAGGTAGCCGTGCATGGAATGCTGGGTTGGCAGAAGGAGAACCACACAGCTCAGATCTCACTAGTGCTGGTGACGGGGGTgccgaacacacacacacaccagctcgACAATGCAGCCCAGATTCTCAATACAAACCGACAATGCAGCTTAGATCCCGGTCACACCACACATCAGTGGGGAACCAACGCCGCTCTGAGTCTCACAGGCACAGATGTGGACATAAATAATACCAACTGACAATTCTGTAAGGCAGGAAAAGAAAGTGATGCAAACAGGGCAGGCCATGCTCATTTATAGCCGGCAACCCAGTAATTGATAGCGACACTGCCTCCTAATGGAAAGGAGTACACTCCTTACCTTGTCACATTTTCTCCCCGAATTTTGTGTCGTCACCCCAACAATGAAACAAGTAGAAGCTAGCACCAGGGTCTAAAGATAGCTGTCTGGAGATTAGACAAAGGCTGCGCAGAACTCCCAGACTGGCCTGCAGACGCTAGAAGATGGTGGACATTAGAGTAATGTCCAGCTGTAGCACAGGTTGTACGACGCAAACCCGGCTGACTGGTACCATGTTCCCCTCCCACTTTTGAAAGCCAACTGGAGTCTGGCTTGGTGCTCAATGAGCCAATCTTGTACTTTCCCTCCTAAACGGACCTGTACTCGCCCTGAGAGAAAGTCTACGGGAAGGCGAGGCTCTCGTCCAAACATGAGGTCTAAAGGCGACTCCCCTGTTCCCTGATGAGGAGTAGCATTGTATAAAAACAATACCTGAGGTAAACAAGCGACCCAGTCTGGTTTGCTCGAGACTGGCAAGGTACGTAGGAGGCTGTGGAGGGTTCTATTGgagtaagtaagtaaactttatttatagagtgcttttcacaggtaaaaaccacaaagtgctgcacaaacatttcagtatctTCCCGTTCAaaggaaacatgaaaagacagtCATGAGAGAAAAGAATGGGAAAACTCACATTGTCAATTACCTGTT from Gouania willdenowi chromosome 9, fGouWil2.1, whole genome shotgun sequence encodes:
- the dph7 gene encoding diphthine methyltransferase; the encoded protein is MAWKSRTRSLQLFDTELSADTVEWCPVQPDHHVLVCGTYQLLKAADGEDTAPGRTGRLYLFEFNRGVAGVPPLTELQRLDTAAVLDLKWCHVPLWEGPVLGMAAATGELQLYTLTDAQNDQRSLQPLSSLEVGPDRLLLSLDWSTGRMDSSDVRLVCSDSLGCVSVVSPAEGALTTLSQWNAHDFEAWISAFSYWDTQLVYSGGDDCKLKGWDLRVAPSSPTFTSKRHSMGVCSIHSSPHREHLLATGSYDEHVLLWDGRNMKRPLSDSHVGGGVWRLKWHPSHPGLLLAACMHNDFHILHCTHSQDVIGATCPVVASYILHNSLAYGADWSRLSLEEVALPSPPVQQTAALSESSGHLRIQYESPTGSFDTSLEDDAGRYVPEGVASPSPPPTAASGPAPCTDEASTSVSCLLASCSFYDHMMHVWRWDWTLGDGSS